The following are encoded together in the Lathyrus oleraceus cultivar Zhongwan6 chromosome 3, CAAS_Psat_ZW6_1.0, whole genome shotgun sequence genome:
- the LOC127129140 gene encoding uncharacterized protein LOC127129140 encodes MDLSRLMVYYLDSLSGDWSKYPSMKKTVDAAILKFRSKKNYRNRKDITWIRVQCPQQNNSVDCGFFVLRFMRDIIALNRIDIPKMYFEEYKSYSRAHLDEMKDELCQFIVDQRII; translated from the exons atggatctttcgagactaatggtgtattatctcgattcgttatcgggtgattggagtaaatatccgagtatgaagaagacggttgacgc ggcaatactaaaatttagatcgaaaaagaattaccgtaataggaaggacattacctggatcagagttcag tgtcctcagcaaaacaattcggtcgattgcggattttttgtattgagatttatgagagatatcattgcgttgaatcgtatagacatcccaaaaatg tactttgaggaatacaaatcttactcaagagctcatttggatgaaatgaaggatgaattgtgtcaattcattgttgatcaaagaatcatatag